A window of Longimicrobium sp. contains these coding sequences:
- a CDS encoding M28 family metallopeptidase — MTVYRILARGLPALAVLAAACAPPAPVQEGPPPAQAPAPAAAPARQDVQLPLKYQARPTVPEITPGDLMSRLYVLADDSMMGRQAGHRGNVMGTDYIAAEFRRMGLEPGGENGTFFQTIPLVVKGIAPGVSLSAAGQALTPWTDFSPLPPLGNTFPFGAEFRAQNTPVVFGGQLGGEMITDAQAAGKVVVLLPPTGDNGQPNGRWWPGYPRTRFPRAAAVAVAASDITVPAVLTLGQGESAELEEPGAQAPTGPAGMTITRAAAERMMGAPLAGMRPGTQGRTVTGSFRFGSRRPDAPARNVVAILRGTDPTLRAQYVGISAHNDHEGIADQALDHDSLIAFNTVMRPQGANDRPGAPSAAQRERIQGMLDSLRALRPARRDSIYNGADDDGSGTVALLEIAERMASSPNRPRRSVIFLSHTAEEAGLLGSEWFSDHPTVPRDSIVTVLNMDMVGHGRASEVARGGPYSIQMIGSRRLSTELGDLIDALNARRATPMQIDYTWDAPGHPANRYCRSDHFMYARHGIPITYLSLGYHPHYHMLTDEAQYIDYEHSARVAGFVHDIALEVANRDRRPTVNGPRQDPNAPCRQ; from the coding sequence GTGACCGTTTACCGCATTCTCGCCCGCGGCCTGCCCGCCCTGGCGGTGCTGGCCGCTGCGTGCGCGCCCCCCGCGCCCGTGCAGGAGGGCCCGCCCCCCGCGCAGGCACCGGCCCCTGCCGCGGCACCGGCGCGGCAGGACGTGCAGCTGCCGCTGAAGTACCAGGCGCGGCCCACGGTTCCCGAGATCACCCCCGGCGACCTGATGAGCCGCCTGTACGTGCTGGCCGACGACTCCATGATGGGGCGCCAGGCGGGGCACCGCGGCAACGTGATGGGCACGGACTACATCGCGGCCGAGTTCCGCCGCATGGGGCTGGAGCCGGGCGGTGAGAACGGCACCTTCTTCCAGACGATCCCGCTCGTCGTCAAGGGCATCGCGCCCGGGGTGTCGCTCTCCGCCGCCGGCCAGGCGCTGACGCCGTGGACCGACTTTTCGCCCCTGCCCCCGCTGGGCAACACCTTTCCCTTCGGCGCGGAGTTCCGCGCGCAGAACACGCCCGTGGTCTTCGGCGGGCAGTTGGGGGGCGAGATGATCACCGACGCGCAGGCCGCCGGCAAGGTGGTGGTGCTGCTGCCCCCCACGGGCGACAACGGCCAGCCGAACGGCCGCTGGTGGCCCGGCTACCCGCGCACCCGCTTTCCCCGCGCCGCCGCCGTGGCGGTGGCCGCCAGCGACATCACCGTGCCCGCCGTGCTCACCCTTGGGCAGGGCGAGTCGGCCGAGCTGGAGGAGCCCGGCGCGCAGGCGCCCACCGGGCCGGCGGGGATGACCATCACCCGCGCCGCCGCGGAGCGGATGATGGGCGCGCCGCTGGCGGGAATGCGCCCCGGCACGCAGGGCCGCACCGTCACCGGCTCCTTCCGCTTCGGCTCGCGGCGGCCTGACGCGCCCGCCCGCAACGTGGTCGCCATCCTGCGCGGCACCGATCCGACGCTGCGCGCCCAGTACGTGGGGATCAGCGCGCACAACGACCACGAGGGGATCGCCGACCAGGCGCTGGACCACGACTCGCTGATCGCCTTCAACACCGTGATGCGGCCCCAGGGCGCGAACGACCGCCCCGGCGCCCCGTCCGCGGCGCAGCGCGAGCGCATCCAGGGGATGCTCGACAGCCTGCGGGCCCTTCGTCCCGCGCGGCGCGACAGCATCTACAACGGTGCGGACGACGACGGCAGCGGCACGGTGGCGCTGCTGGAGATCGCCGAGCGGATGGCGTCCTCGCCCAACCGTCCGCGCCGGTCGGTGATCTTCCTTTCGCACACCGCCGAAGAGGCGGGGCTGCTGGGGTCGGAGTGGTTCTCCGACCATCCCACGGTGCCGCGCGACTCCATCGTCACGGTGCTGAACATGGACATGGTGGGGCACGGGCGCGCGTCGGAGGTGGCCCGGGGCGGGCCGTACTCCATCCAGATGATCGGGTCGCGCCGGCTTTCCACCGAGCTGGGCGACCTGATCGACGCGCTGAACGCGCGCCGCGCCACGCCCATGCAGATCGACTACACGTGGGACGCGCCCGGGCACCCCGCCAACCGCTACTGCCGGAGCGACCACTTCATGTACGCGCGGCACGGCATCCCCATCACCTACCTGTCGCTGGGGTACCACCCGCACTACCACATGCTCACGGACGAGGCGCAGTACATCGACTACGAGCATTCTGCACGAGTCGCGGGCTTCGTGCACGACATTGCGCTGGAGGTGGCCAACCGCGACCGCCGGCCCACGGTGAACGGGCCGCGCCAGGACCCCAATGCTCCGTGCCGCCAATAG